A single Dunckerocampus dactyliophorus isolate RoL2022-P2 chromosome 2, RoL_Ddac_1.1, whole genome shotgun sequence DNA region contains:
- the espnlb gene encoding espin-like protein, whose amino-acid sequence MESSKPVKEVLPLPRLPTTSSSSSSVTLADAPKRHTTGSMHQIHMASSVVTSFSQLKPPERDLTLMSHKKTIKFLKQAGITAVFTGQQKQDTNQLPQEIPIVDVILADIEALVPTHDEAGHPIAEWKRQVMVRQLQTRLQDEEAQRRKDLNHGSSPVDGWKYSQTHNAVLGPYGELLTEDDLHYLQQQIDNVSLQKRYQAYEVELTRLTEELRAILPDPILNISLNKEALQEMDAQGSRALPIWCSRVSEIVRSMSLLVASLTRTTKDKMPLIGMAFGHEMESYSRSPREQVEKEIRQFGVSVRNLRANFEGQIGDIYPFAGVLPSKNQTNQSYGLTNKLTNYPKKLPPVIETTSLRKERIVVLFLSHWKKSAYAISMRAARQEQDVKSEAQQSVPSMFLFCQKLGAVNKMLNSWRNKLQLNDAHTSYLSASASQNPLPVYSPEQFLPDVDYDSLTLDLFMLGYFHILEQGLSREERKMRHLLCFEVFDHVGTFPWEKVRDFHKAVLQEIQTGRRQWRDGFDDIKVRFFGDLRPSSNSTPVPFVVVEGASPDEGSSDMDFSCFNNEDICKYIDRSFAFWKEKEAELFDFER is encoded by the exons ATGGAGAGCAGCAAG CCAGTGAAGGAGGTGCTCCCCCTTCCCCGACTCCCAACAACctcttcatcctcatcctcagtGACTCTGGCTGATGCTCCCAAAAGACATACAACGGGCTCCATGCACCAAATACACATGGCCTCCTCAG TGGTGACCTCATTCAGCCAGCTGAAGCCACCAGAGAGAGACCTCACTCTGATGTCACACAAGAAGACAATCAAATTCCTGAAACAAGCTGGCATCACGGCTGTCTTCACTGGACAACAG AAACAAGACACTAATCAGCTTCCGCAGGAGATACCGATTGTTGATGTGATCCTGGCCGACATTGAGGCCCTAGTGCCCACTCATGATGAGGCTGGACACCCCATTGCCGAGTGGAAACGTCAGGTGATGGTGCGACAGCTGCAGACCCGACTGCAGGATGAGGAGGCACAGAGGAGAAAG GACCTCAATCACGGTTCCTCCCCTGTGGATGGCTGGAAGTACTCCCAAACCCACAATGCAGTCCTGGGGCCCTATGGAGAGCTCCTCACAGAAGACGACCTTCATTATCTGCAACAGCAGATTGACAATGTGTCCCTTCAGAAGCGCTACCAGGCCTATGAGGTGGAGCTGACCAGGTTGACAGAGGAACTGAGGGCTATTCTACCTGACCCCATCTTAAACATTTCCCTCAACAAAGAGGCCCTGCAAGAAATGGACGCGCAGGGAAGTCGGGCGCTGCCGATCTGGTGCAGCCGCGTCTCGGAGATTGTCAGGAGTATGTCACTGCTGGTGGCCAGCCTGACTCGAACCACCAAGG ATAAGATGCCACTCATTGGTATGGCGTTTGGTCATGAGATGGAGAGCTACAGCAGGTCACCCAGAGAACAAGTGGAGAAGGAGATCCGTCAGTTTGGGGTGTCAGTCAGAAACCTCCGAGCCAACTTTGAAGGTCAGATTGGTGACATTTATCCCTTTGCTGGAGTGCTGCCTagcaaaaaccaaacaaaccaaTCTTATGGACTAACTAACAAGCTAACTAATTACCCTAAAAAACTCCCACCTGTGATAGAGACGACCAGCCTGAGGAAAGAGCGTATTGTTGTGCTGTTTCTGAGCCACTGGAAGAAGTCTGCTTACGCTATCTCAATGCGAGCAGCAAGGCAGGAACAGGATGTAAAATCAGAAGCCCAACAAAGTGTCCCGTCCATGTTTCTCTTCTGCCAAAAACTAGGAGCTGTGAACAAGATGTTAAACTCCTGGAGGAATAAACTCCAGCTGAATGACGCTCACACGTCGTATTTGTCAGCCAGTGCCTCCCAAAACCCACTTCCTGTGTACTCTCCGGAACAATTCCTACCAGATGTGGACTACGATAGCTTGACGCTGGACCTCTTCATGCTGGGATACTTCCACATCCTGGAACAGGGGCTGTCGCGAGAAGAGAGGAAAATGAGGCATCTGCTCTGCTTTGAAGTCTTTGACCACGTGGGGACTTTCCCCTGGGAGAAAGTGAGGGACTTCCACAAGGCCGTACTTCAGGAAATCCAGACCGGGAGGCGACAGTGGAGGGATGGCTTTGACGACATCAAAGTTCGCTTCTTTGGAGACTTGAGACCATCATCAAATTCCACACCGGTGCCTTTCGTTGTAGTTGAAGGTGCTTCGCCAGA